In the genome of Nonomuraea sp. NBC_00507, the window CGTATCGTCACCGAGCTGAAGGCCCGCGGACCGGTGGCCATGGTCGGCGACGGCATCAACGACGCCCCGGCGCTGGCCACGGCCGAGGCCGGCATCGCCATGGGCGCCATGGGCAGCGACGTGGCCATCGAGGCAGCCGACATCGCCCTCATGGGCGAGGACCTGCGCCGACTGCCCGACGCAATCGCCCACACCCGCGCCGCCCGCGCCATCTTCACCCAGAACCTGCTATTGTCCGGCAGCATCCTCATCACCCTCGTCCCTCTGGCCGCCACCGGCGTGCTCGGCCTGGCCACCGTGGTCGCGACCCACGAACTGGCCGAGGTCCTGGTCATCGCCAACGGCATCCGCGCCGGCCGCCGCACCCGCCTACCCCACCACGCCGCGCTCCGCGCCGCCGCCCGGGCCCACACCGCCCGCACAGTCCCACAACCGGCCGGCAGGAGGACACTCCTGCCCATCGCGACCGGCGCCAACGGGCCTGGCAGCGACCAGACCGGCGCGTGCACCGACGGCCGCTGCCCGCCTAAACGTGCTGGCGAGCCCTCCTCGCACCTTCACCAACCGCACGCAGGCGCAATGCCTAGATACTGACGGCTATGGTCATCGTCGAAGTCGTCCTGGAGACCTGCGATGCGGTGGACTTCACGGCCTGGCCGATCGCGGAGCCGTCGAGCGACCGCCTTCTCGCCCTCTCCGGCCGGATGTTTCCCGCCGACGTCGGGACGGCCATGGCAGTCATCTTCAGCTACAACGGCATCCCCGTCACCCACGCCGCCGACCTGACCAAGGCGCATCTGGAACAGCATCTCGCCGAAGCTGAAGGACTGATCGCTCCGGGCGGGCTGCGCTTCCGCGACACCACCACCAACGTCAGCGTCTCGCCCGGTTGCTGCTTCGGCTTGGAGAACTGGCGGGACTGGTGGAACGTGGCTCGCGGGCAAGGAGCTTGGCTCGGCCATGACCCCACGCCACACATCACACATGTGGGTCACGTCATCCAGCTCCGGCAGCACGATGAGGACTCTCCGTCCATCGAGATCTCTCGCGACGAGCTCTCCAGCCTGCTCACCACAGCCCAACAGCACTTCTCCGGGTTCCTCCACGTCGCCGGACGATGGGCGGCGATCACTACCCCGGGGCTGGCCGACCGGCTCATCTCAGCCCTCGACCAATACTTCATGATCAGTGAAACCCCAGGTCAGGTGCTCCGCCTCGACCGCGTGGTCCTGCCCAAGGCCAACCTCGCCTCCGCCCGGCTCCGCGATGTGGATCTCCACTTCAGCGATCTGACCGAAGCCTCCTTCGTCGGAGCTGACCTGACTCGTGCGGACCTCACCGGAGTGCGGCTAGCGGGGGCGATCCTTGCTGACGCGATCCTCTACCAAGCCGACCTACGTGACGCCGTCCTGACCGGAGCCATCGCCGAGGGCATGGACCTCCGGGGCACCGATCTGAGCAAGGCTGATCTGCGAAACACCAACCTGCGCGGCGCTCGCCTGGACT includes:
- a CDS encoding pentapeptide repeat-containing protein — its product is MVIVEVVLETCDAVDFTAWPIAEPSSDRLLALSGRMFPADVGTAMAVIFSYNGIPVTHAADLTKAHLEQHLAEAEGLIAPGGLRFRDTTTNVSVSPGCCFGLENWRDWWNVARGQGAWLGHDPTPHITHVGHVIQLRQHDEDSPSIEISRDELSSLLTTAQQHFSGFLHVAGRWAAITTPGLADRLISALDQYFMISETPGQVLRLDRVVLPKANLASARLRDVDLHFSDLTEASFVGADLTRADLTGVRLAGAILADAILYQADLRDAVLTGAIAEGMDLRGTDLSKADLRNTNLRGARLDYSDLRGATLSGAVLTGASLKRVVFDETTAWPDGFDTSLIKPARPRSLPPIRPRTYDEFAVTATTTENTSPAEVELHTDRH